A window from Mycolicibacterium tokaiense encodes these proteins:
- a CDS encoding putative bifunctional diguanylate cyclase/phosphodiesterase, protein MPTTQRGPSNLTRAPHMVALAGVTIATAVAVVCAVVVGGHGAFWTTLNLGLVLASATAAWCAVAAAQASDDRRRWVWAAIAVGLVAWSVGSAVFAASSPGEYDVPVAGDIAHVVFWVAAYSVLVMIPASTWDISWLRTVLDAVVVATALFIVAWLVVRAIGDLDYGRQDPAALVTVTYLACTVAVLTMAVLVVTRARGPHRRILVLLAGGIAMMALARAAFVFLASRGEIEAAMPAAVVWGAGIVAIGAAAAVRATAGSETLASTLPPTTSLWLPYLPIVVACAACTVELFSVAGLPPVLFALVVMVSGMVIRQYLVMRDNRRMVAAATEEALRDPLTGVGNRALLLDRLTHALHLRQRERTDVTVLVLDLDHFKLVNVSLGHPAGDTLLTAVSERLMACLRTGDTVARLRGDEFAVLMEGSVDSARTVAHRVLSAFDTPFTLGGHEVPIRPSIGLAVAAAQEADISAQVLLQRAEAAMNAAKAGGSGGLRMYTADLDLPARAGDDTPPAAQLLGELRRAIEGGALSVVYQPQIDLRSGALAGLEALVRWPHAQRGVIAPDRFLPLVRQYGLMPALTDLVTGRALDDLAGWYRSGCAVPVAVNIFAPSLADAQLPLSVAAAMAERGLPAELLTIEITEDLVLEDFRRTAAVLGDLRARGFRISVDDFGSGYSALSYMRELPVDEMKICRQMIEPVTVDPRAEAVVRAVIDLAHILGARVVAEGIEDEATHLRLRELGCDIGQGYHYFRPLDLDATTALLSSPANPRFKNAVSG, encoded by the coding sequence GTGCCGACCACGCAGCGAGGCCCGTCGAACCTCACCCGCGCACCCCATATGGTCGCCCTGGCCGGGGTGACCATCGCGACGGCCGTGGCGGTGGTCTGCGCGGTGGTGGTCGGCGGGCACGGTGCGTTCTGGACCACCCTCAACCTCGGACTGGTGCTGGCCTCGGCCACCGCCGCCTGGTGCGCCGTTGCCGCCGCCCAGGCCTCCGACGACCGTCGGCGCTGGGTCTGGGCCGCAATCGCGGTGGGGCTGGTTGCCTGGTCGGTGGGCTCAGCGGTTTTTGCCGCGAGCTCCCCGGGTGAGTACGACGTTCCGGTCGCCGGGGACATCGCCCATGTCGTGTTCTGGGTGGCGGCCTACTCGGTGCTGGTGATGATCCCGGCGAGCACCTGGGACATCTCGTGGCTGCGCACCGTGCTGGATGCGGTGGTGGTCGCCACGGCGCTGTTCATCGTGGCCTGGTTGGTGGTCCGGGCCATCGGCGACCTCGACTACGGCCGCCAGGACCCTGCCGCCCTGGTGACCGTCACGTATCTGGCCTGCACGGTCGCCGTGCTCACCATGGCGGTGCTGGTGGTGACCCGCGCGCGAGGCCCACACCGCAGGATCCTGGTGCTGCTGGCGGGCGGGATCGCGATGATGGCGCTGGCGCGTGCTGCGTTCGTCTTCCTGGCCTCGCGCGGCGAGATCGAGGCGGCCATGCCTGCGGCGGTGGTGTGGGGCGCCGGCATCGTGGCGATCGGCGCCGCCGCGGCCGTACGCGCGACCGCGGGCAGCGAGACTCTGGCCTCGACACTGCCGCCCACCACGTCGTTGTGGCTGCCCTATCTGCCCATCGTCGTGGCGTGCGCGGCGTGCACCGTGGAGCTGTTCTCGGTGGCGGGCCTGCCGCCGGTGCTGTTCGCCTTGGTGGTGATGGTCAGCGGCATGGTCATCCGGCAGTACCTGGTGATGCGCGACAACCGGCGGATGGTGGCGGCAGCCACCGAAGAGGCGTTGCGGGACCCGCTCACCGGGGTGGGCAACCGGGCGCTGCTGCTGGACCGGCTGACGCACGCCCTGCACCTGCGCCAACGCGAACGCACTGACGTGACCGTCCTGGTCCTGGATCTGGACCACTTCAAGCTCGTGAACGTCTCCCTGGGGCATCCGGCCGGCGACACGTTGTTGACCGCGGTGTCCGAAAGGCTGATGGCGTGTCTGCGCACCGGCGACACGGTGGCCCGGCTGCGAGGTGACGAGTTCGCCGTGCTGATGGAGGGCAGCGTGGACAGCGCCCGGACGGTGGCGCACCGGGTGTTGTCGGCCTTCGACACCCCGTTCACCCTCGGCGGCCACGAGGTTCCCATCCGGCCGAGTATCGGTCTGGCGGTGGCGGCGGCCCAGGAGGCCGACATCTCGGCGCAGGTACTGCTGCAGCGCGCGGAGGCGGCCATGAACGCGGCCAAGGCGGGCGGTAGCGGCGGATTGCGGATGTACACCGCCGATCTCGATCTGCCAGCCCGCGCCGGCGACGACACCCCGCCGGCGGCGCAGCTGCTCGGTGAGCTGCGCCGGGCCATCGAGGGTGGGGCGCTCTCGGTGGTGTACCAGCCGCAGATCGATCTGCGCAGCGGTGCCCTCGCCGGGTTGGAGGCCCTGGTTCGCTGGCCGCACGCGCAGCGTGGCGTCATCGCCCCGGACCGGTTCCTGCCGCTGGTACGCCAGTACGGGTTGATGCCAGCGCTGACCGACCTGGTGACGGGCAGAGCGCTCGACGATCTGGCCGGCTGGTACCGAAGTGGCTGCGCGGTCCCGGTGGCCGTCAACATCTTCGCCCCGTCACTGGCCGATGCCCAGTTGCCGCTGTCGGTGGCCGCGGCGATGGCTGAGCGCGGGCTACCGGCGGAGTTGCTGACCATCGAGATCACCGAGGACCTGGTGCTCGAGGACTTCCGCCGCACGGCGGCGGTACTGGGCGACCTACGGGCGCGCGGGTTCCGGATCTCGGTCGACGACTTCGGCAGCGGCTACTCCGCACTGTCTTACATGCGTGAGCTCCCGGTCGACGAGATGAAGATCTGTCGGCAGATGATCGAGCCGGTGACCGTCGATCCCCGGGCCGAGGCCGTGGTGCGGGCAGTGATCGACCTGGCGCACATCCTCGGCGCCCGGGTGGTGGCCGAGGGCATCGAGGATGAGGCCACCCATCTGCGGCTGCGTGAGCTCGGGTGTGACATCGGGCAGGGCTATCATTACTTCCGGCCGCTGGACCTCGACGCCACCACCGCGCTGTTGTCCTCGCCCGCGAATCCGAGGTTCAAGAACGCGGTTTCTGGGTAA
- a CDS encoding glycosyltransferase → MHVAIVLAEADSGRASTIELSNALTAAGHEVEVFGADAATRGTAQDDLAAYTAGLREAWGLRTPDVVHAQSWLSGMAALSAAHGPGIPVVQSFGAGTDPRNAEVRKLVPVLARRAGWMAASNTAQLLELLNMGCARSRLSVIPAGVDRTLFTPPGPVAPGGAARHRVVSMWSPSTPVDQAMMVTTLTAIPDTEWVVAVDPVDAEAAGSTVRTMAEAAGVGDRLTVQQVDDGHQLAALLRSADAYGCPVTADPTGFATLRAMSCGIPVVGTAVGALVDIVVDDVTGWLVPAGETLKFVDAMRRLLHEPFAGRGMGGAGRDRACSRYSWERVATDALRAYTGALDQVRAVTA, encoded by the coding sequence GTGCATGTGGCAATTGTTCTGGCGGAAGCCGATTCCGGTCGCGCGTCGACCATCGAGCTGAGCAATGCGCTGACGGCCGCGGGTCATGAGGTGGAGGTGTTCGGCGCCGACGCCGCCACGCGGGGCACAGCGCAGGATGATCTGGCGGCCTACACCGCAGGCCTGCGTGAGGCGTGGGGGTTGCGTACTCCCGATGTGGTGCATGCCCAGTCGTGGTTGTCGGGTATGGCGGCACTGTCCGCTGCGCACGGGCCTGGCATCCCCGTCGTCCAATCCTTCGGCGCGGGAACCGATCCGCGCAACGCCGAGGTGCGCAAGCTCGTTCCGGTACTGGCGCGGCGGGCGGGCTGGATGGCCGCCAGCAACACCGCACAACTCCTGGAACTGCTGAACATGGGCTGCGCCCGGTCCCGACTGTCGGTGATCCCGGCCGGGGTGGACCGGACGCTGTTCACCCCGCCGGGACCGGTGGCGCCAGGCGGTGCGGCCCGCCACCGCGTGGTGTCGATGTGGTCGCCGTCCACTCCGGTGGACCAGGCGATGATGGTCACCACCCTGACCGCGATTCCGGACACCGAGTGGGTGGTGGCTGTCGATCCTGTGGACGCCGAGGCCGCCGGGTCGACCGTGCGGACCATGGCCGAGGCCGCCGGTGTCGGTGACCGGCTGACGGTGCAGCAGGTCGATGACGGCCACCAGTTGGCGGCCCTGCTGCGGTCGGCCGACGCGTACGGCTGCCCGGTCACCGCCGATCCCACCGGGTTCGCCACCCTGCGGGCGATGAGCTGCGGGATCCCGGTTGTCGGCACCGCGGTGGGAGCGTTGGTGGACATCGTGGTCGACGACGTCACCGGGTGGCTGGTGCCGGCGGGCGAGACACTGAAGTTCGTCGACGCGATGCGCCGACTGCTGCACGAACCCTTTGCCGGCCGCGGGATGGGCGGTGCCGGACGGGACCGGGCCTGCTCCCGTTACTCGTGGGAACGGGTGGCCACCGACGCCCTGCGTGCCTACACCGGGGCGCTGGACCAGGTGCGTGCGGTGACCGCCTGA
- the msrB gene encoding peptide-methionine (R)-S-oxide reductase MsrB has translation MSSNLSELPSPKVALTDDEWRAKLDPQEFAVLRQAGTEPAFTGEYTDTKTEGVYQCRACGAELFRSTEKFDSHCGWPSFFDPSHSDAVILRPDGSHGMQRVEVLCAYCHSHLGHVFSGEGYPTPTDQRYCINSISLKLVPTA, from the coding sequence ATGAGTTCCAATTTGTCAGAGCTGCCCAGTCCCAAGGTTGCGCTGACCGACGACGAATGGCGCGCCAAGCTCGACCCGCAGGAGTTCGCTGTGCTCCGCCAGGCGGGCACCGAACCGGCCTTCACCGGCGAGTACACCGACACCAAGACCGAAGGGGTCTACCAGTGTCGGGCCTGCGGCGCCGAATTGTTCCGCAGCACAGAGAAATTCGATTCCCACTGCGGGTGGCCGTCGTTCTTCGACCCGTCGCACTCCGATGCGGTGATCCTGCGTCCTGACGGCTCACACGGCATGCAGCGGGTCGAGGTGCTGTGCGCCTACTGCCACAGCCACCTCGGCCACGTCTTCAGCGGTGAGGGCTACCCCACCCCGACTGACCAGCGTTACTGCATCAACTCGATCTCGCTGAAGCTGGTGCCGACAGCCTGA
- the aftC gene encoding arabinofuranan 3-O-arabinosyltransferase — MYGAHVTAVDAARTRLLNAFRPHRTPPGVATVLRSILWPLAVMSVFHRSYVLATNGYITDDFGPVYRAVVNFKMGWDIYNENFNHVDPHYLYPPGGTLLLAPFGYLPVDASRYWFIALSTVAILLSAVVMLKIFKLSLTSFALPALILGMFLTESVTNTLVYTNINGWILFGEVLFLLWLLDGRRSREWLAGAAIGMTLVVKPSLAPLLLLPVLNRQWRALVGAFGVPLVFNLAAWPLTSDPMSWIQRTVPYLMATRDYFNSAILGNGVYYGLPMWLIVLLRILFLALAVLSMVLLYRYYRTRDPLFWMVTSSGVLLTASYLVMSLGQGYYSMMLFPFVLTVVLQNSVIRNWPAWLAIYGFFTMDRFLLWHWPTTGRFLEYMKITYGWSLMLIVVAAVLSFRYLDAKADGRLDEGIDPPWVTPRRQRDSVDA, encoded by the coding sequence GTGTACGGTGCGCACGTGACGGCAGTAGACGCGGCACGCACCCGCTTGTTGAATGCATTCCGCCCCCACCGCACGCCTCCCGGCGTGGCCACGGTGCTGCGGTCGATCCTGTGGCCCCTGGCTGTCATGTCGGTGTTCCACCGCAGCTACGTGCTGGCCACCAACGGCTACATCACCGACGATTTCGGGCCGGTGTACCGCGCCGTCGTGAACTTCAAAATGGGCTGGGACATCTACAACGAGAACTTCAACCACGTCGACCCGCACTATCTCTACCCGCCCGGCGGCACCCTGCTGCTGGCCCCGTTCGGTTACCTGCCGGTCGATGCGTCGCGCTACTGGTTCATCGCTCTGAGCACCGTGGCGATCCTGCTGTCGGCGGTGGTGATGCTGAAGATCTTCAAGCTCTCGCTGACGTCGTTTGCGCTGCCCGCGCTGATCCTGGGCATGTTCCTCACCGAGTCGGTCACCAACACCCTGGTCTACACCAACATCAACGGCTGGATCCTGTTCGGCGAGGTGCTGTTCCTGCTGTGGCTGCTCGACGGCCGGCGCAGCCGCGAATGGTTGGCCGGGGCCGCGATCGGGATGACGCTGGTGGTCAAGCCGTCCCTGGCACCGTTGCTGCTGTTGCCGGTGCTCAACCGGCAGTGGCGGGCGCTGGTCGGCGCGTTCGGGGTGCCGCTGGTGTTCAACCTGGCCGCGTGGCCGCTGACCAGCGACCCGATGAGCTGGATCCAGCGCACGGTGCCCTACCTGATGGCAACGCGGGACTACTTCAACTCCGCCATCCTGGGCAACGGCGTCTACTACGGCCTGCCCATGTGGTTGATCGTGCTGCTGCGGATCCTGTTCCTGGCGCTGGCGGTGCTCAGCATGGTGCTGCTGTACCGCTACTACCGCACCCGCGACCCGCTGTTCTGGATGGTGACGTCGTCCGGGGTGCTGCTCACGGCGTCCTACCTGGTGATGTCGCTGGGCCAGGGCTACTACTCGATGATGCTGTTCCCGTTTGTCCTGACCGTGGTGCTGCAGAACTCGGTGATCCGTAACTGGCCCGCGTGGTTGGCGATCTACGGTTTCTTCACCATGGACCGCTTCCTGTTGTGGCACTGGCCCACGACCGGCCGGTTCCTGGAGTACATGAAGATCACCTACGGGTGGTCGCTGATGCTGATCGTGGTGGCCGCCGTGCTGTCCTTCCGGTACCTCGACGCCAAGGCCGACGGCCGCCTCGATGAGGGCATCGATCCGCCGTGGGTGACGCCCCGCCGACAGCGCGATAGCGTGGACGCATGA
- a CDS encoding alpha/beta hydrolase, translating to MRRPVHLTGLIVASALLAGCAPGLAANPRYATDVSPGDGGSTAPTSQAPDGPPPIAAPASDLPWRQCTSEVFADAALPVPPAVTLECASYEADLDPIAGATGTVTIGVVRARSVRTPADAGPLVFTTGSDLPTSQQLPVWLSRAGADILDSHPIVAVDRRGMGMSSPVDCRDLFDRQEMRDQAQFEPGDDPVANLGAITMTATTSCTDTIAPGDSAYDNAHAAEDLERLRSMWDVPSLALMGIGNGAQVALAYAGAHPDKVSRLVLDSPLPLAVSAEAAAEQQVRGQQAALDAFATQCVAVNCALGPDPKAAVDALLADAAQGRGPGGAAVSQLVTAITTALAFPDGDRVTSTTKLADALAAARTGDDNQLTSLMNQAESLRESDGQFINRCSDALNRPTPDRVRELVVAWGKTYPQFGEVAALNLVKCLNWPSGKAPEDPQNLRTEVLLLGVQNDPIVGGDGVAATAATIINAGAANRRVMWQGIGHGASVYSACAMAPLLEYLTSGKTAPTDTYCPA from the coding sequence ATGAGACGGCCTGTTCACCTCACGGGGCTCATCGTGGCGTCCGCACTGCTGGCCGGATGTGCACCGGGCCTGGCCGCCAACCCGCGCTACGCCACCGACGTCTCCCCCGGCGACGGGGGCAGCACGGCACCCACCTCGCAGGCACCGGACGGTCCGCCGCCCATCGCGGCACCGGCCAGCGACCTGCCGTGGCGGCAGTGCACCTCCGAGGTGTTCGCCGACGCCGCCCTGCCCGTGCCGCCCGCCGTCACCCTGGAATGCGCCAGCTACGAGGCCGATCTCGATCCCATCGCCGGGGCCACCGGCACGGTGACCATCGGGGTGGTCCGCGCACGCTCGGTGCGCACCCCCGCCGACGCGGGTCCGCTGGTGTTCACCACTGGCTCGGATCTGCCCACCTCGCAACAACTTCCGGTGTGGCTGTCGCGGGCCGGCGCCGACATCCTGGACAGTCACCCGATCGTCGCCGTCGATCGGCGCGGCATGGGGATGTCCAGCCCGGTGGACTGCCGCGATCTGTTCGACCGCCAGGAGATGCGTGACCAGGCGCAGTTCGAACCCGGGGACGACCCGGTGGCCAACCTGGGCGCCATCACCATGACCGCCACCACCAGCTGCACCGACACCATCGCCCCCGGTGACAGTGCCTACGACAACGCCCACGCCGCCGAGGACCTGGAGCGGCTGCGCAGCATGTGGGACGTGCCGTCGCTGGCGCTGATGGGCATCGGTAACGGTGCCCAGGTGGCGCTGGCCTACGCAGGCGCACATCCGGACAAGGTGTCGCGACTGGTGCTCGACTCGCCGCTGCCGTTGGCCGTGTCGGCCGAAGCAGCCGCCGAACAGCAGGTCCGCGGCCAGCAGGCCGCTCTCGACGCGTTCGCCACCCAGTGCGTGGCCGTCAACTGCGCGCTGGGCCCCGACCCGAAGGCGGCGGTGGACGCCCTGCTGGCCGACGCCGCCCAGGGCCGTGGTCCCGGCGGAGCCGCGGTGTCGCAGCTGGTCACCGCCATCACCACGGCGCTGGCCTTCCCCGACGGTGACCGGGTGACCAGCACCACCAAACTGGCCGACGCGCTGGCCGCAGCCCGCACCGGCGACGACAATCAGCTGACCAGCCTGATGAACCAGGCCGAGTCGCTGCGCGAATCCGACGGGCAGTTCATCAACCGGTGCAGCGACGCGCTGAACCGGCCCACCCCCGACCGGGTACGGGAACTGGTGGTGGCCTGGGGCAAGACCTACCCGCAGTTCGGTGAGGTGGCCGCACTCAACCTGGTGAAGTGCCTGAACTGGCCCAGCGGCAAGGCGCCGGAGGACCCGCAGAACCTGCGCACCGAGGTGTTGTTGCTGGGTGTGCAGAACGACCCGATCGTCGGCGGCGACGGGGTGGCCGCCACCGCCGCGACCATCATCAATGCCGGCGCCGCCAACAGGCGGGTGATGTGGCAGGGCATCGGCCACGGTGCGTCGGTGTACTCGGCGTGCGCCATGGCACCGTTGCTGGAATACCTCACCAGCGGCAAGACTGCGCCCACAGACACCTACTGCCCCGCCTGA
- a CDS encoding pyrimidine reductase family protein, with protein sequence MAQPDAGTQLTLMTSTGMVDDVALPELYAYPGDLRKCWVRANFISSLDGASAVDGNSGSLGGPGDRALFAVMRELADVIVVGAGTVRTENYGGATLTVAQRQQRQTRGQAEVPPIAIVSNSGRLERDMKVFTHSEVPPLVLTSQAAASGTRALLGDAAEVIDCSGADRDAVDAVVLLAALAARGLTRVLTEGGPSLLGTFIAEDLLDELCLTLAPAVVGGDAGRIAHGAGRQTSMQRVHVLADDAGYLYSRYVRHA encoded by the coding sequence ATGGCGCAACCCGACGCTGGGACCCAGCTCACATTGATGACGAGTACCGGCATGGTCGACGATGTCGCACTGCCGGAGCTCTATGCCTACCCCGGTGACCTTCGAAAGTGCTGGGTGCGCGCCAATTTCATCAGTAGCCTCGACGGCGCCTCGGCGGTCGACGGCAACTCGGGCAGTCTGGGTGGGCCCGGTGACCGCGCCCTGTTCGCGGTGATGCGGGAGCTGGCCGACGTGATCGTGGTGGGCGCGGGCACCGTCCGCACCGAGAACTACGGCGGTGCGACGCTGACGGTGGCGCAGCGCCAACAGCGCCAGACGCGCGGCCAGGCCGAGGTGCCGCCCATCGCGATCGTCAGCAACAGCGGTCGGCTGGAGCGTGACATGAAAGTCTTCACCCACAGCGAGGTGCCCCCGCTGGTGCTGACGTCACAGGCGGCCGCCTCCGGCACCCGCGCCCTGTTGGGGGACGCCGCCGAGGTGATTGACTGCTCCGGCGCCGACCGTGATGCGGTGGATGCGGTGGTGCTGCTTGCCGCGCTGGCCGCCCGCGGGCTGACCCGGGTGCTCACCGAGGGCGGCCCCAGCCTGCTGGGCACGTTCATCGCCGAGGACCTGCTCGACGAGCTCTGCCTCACCCTCGCCCCCGCCGTCGTCGGTGGCGACGCGGGGCGCATCGCCCACGGCGCCGGACGGCAGACGTCGATGCAACGTGTGCACGTGCTGGCCGACGACGCGGGTTACCTGTACAGCCGCTACGTCCGGCACGCGTGA
- the zapE gene encoding cell division protein ZapE — translation MRSIAARRYSACMNAPTPAVSEAPDVAHLVDRHPTVSPERLVAQLVPPPTFTDVSFATYRPDPAEPSQAAAVDKCREFAEQAVARRAGKKKMFGKREVLPGVGVYLDGGFGVGKTHLLASTYFTVSQESPAPTAFATFGELTQLAGVFGFVECIELLGEYAVVCIDEFELDDPGNTTLVSRMLSQLVERGVSIAATSNTLPEQLGEGRFAAQDFLREIAALSQIFTTVRIEGPDYRHRGLPPAPEPLSDAEVAQRAGRVSGATLDDFDGLCKHLATMHPSRYLTLIEDVQAVFLTGVHALDDQNVALRLVSLTDRLYDAGVPVVASGEKLDTVFSEEMLAGGYRKKYLRATSRLLALTAAGMDL, via the coding sequence ATGAGGTCGATTGCAGCACGTCGCTACAGTGCCTGCATGAACGCCCCCACCCCTGCGGTTTCGGAGGCCCCGGACGTGGCGCACCTCGTCGACCGCCATCCCACGGTGTCGCCGGAGCGACTGGTGGCCCAGCTGGTGCCCCCGCCGACGTTCACCGACGTCAGCTTCGCGACCTACCGTCCTGATCCGGCCGAGCCGTCGCAGGCCGCGGCGGTGGACAAGTGCCGGGAGTTCGCCGAGCAGGCCGTGGCGCGGCGGGCAGGCAAGAAGAAGATGTTCGGCAAGCGTGAGGTGCTGCCCGGTGTCGGGGTGTACCTCGACGGCGGGTTCGGCGTCGGCAAGACCCACCTGCTGGCCTCGACGTACTTCACGGTGTCGCAGGAATCGCCGGCACCGACGGCGTTCGCGACGTTCGGTGAGCTCACCCAGCTGGCCGGGGTGTTCGGCTTCGTGGAGTGCATCGAGCTGCTCGGCGAGTACGCCGTGGTGTGCATCGACGAATTCGAACTCGACGACCCGGGCAACACCACGCTGGTGTCGCGGATGCTCAGCCAGCTGGTGGAGCGCGGGGTGTCCATCGCCGCGACGTCGAACACACTGCCCGAGCAGCTGGGGGAGGGGCGGTTCGCCGCGCAGGACTTCCTGCGTGAGATCGCGGCGCTGTCGCAGATCTTCACCACGGTGCGCATCGAGGGCCCGGACTACCGCCACCGCGGTCTGCCGCCGGCCCCCGAGCCGCTGTCCGATGCCGAGGTGGCCCAGCGCGCGGGCCGGGTTTCCGGTGCGACGCTGGACGACTTCGACGGGCTGTGCAAGCACCTGGCGACCATGCATCCGTCGCGGTACCTGACCCTGATCGAGGACGTGCAGGCGGTGTTCCTGACCGGGGTGCACGCACTGGACGACCAGAACGTGGCGCTGCGGCTGGTGTCGCTGACCGACCGGCTCTACGACGCCGGGGTGCCGGTGGTGGCCTCCGGGGAGAAGCTGGACACGGTGTTCAGCGAGGAGATGCTGGCCGGCGGTTACCGCAAGAAGTACCTGCGTGCGACGTCGCGCCTGCTGGCGTTGACCGCGGCCGGGATGGATCTTTAG
- a CDS encoding GNAT family N-acetyltransferase encodes MEHVSTLHVSRATDTDITDLADVAARTFPLACPPSATPDNIAAFIAENLSAPKFTAYLSDADRAVFLARDGGDAVGYAMAIRGLPDDPDVRRAVPVLPTVELSKIYVLPNSHGGAASAALMAAVLDYACAAGAASVWLGVNQENQRAQRFYSKQGFTVTGTKSFHLGAGVEHDYVLTRPLRRPS; translated from the coding sequence ATGGAACATGTGAGCACTCTGCACGTTTCCCGAGCCACCGACACCGACATCACCGACCTCGCCGACGTCGCCGCCCGCACCTTCCCGCTGGCCTGCCCGCCGTCGGCCACGCCCGACAACATCGCAGCCTTCATCGCCGAGAACCTCTCCGCGCCGAAGTTCACCGCCTACCTGTCCGACGCCGACCGCGCGGTGTTCCTGGCCCGCGACGGCGGTGATGCGGTGGGGTACGCCATGGCGATCCGCGGACTGCCCGACGACCCGGATGTCCGTCGCGCGGTGCCCGTGCTGCCCACCGTGGAGCTGTCCAAGATCTACGTGCTGCCCAACAGCCACGGCGGTGCGGCGTCCGCGGCGTTGATGGCCGCGGTGCTGGACTACGCCTGCGCGGCAGGCGCCGCGAGCGTGTGGCTGGGCGTCAATCAGGAAAACCAACGCGCGCAACGCTTTTACAGCAAGCAGGGATTCACCGTCACCGGCACCAAGAGCTTTCACCTGGGCGCGGGCGTCGAGCACGACTACGTGCTGACCCGCCCCCTTCGGCGACCGAGCTAA
- a CDS encoding TIGR03618 family F420-dependent PPOX class oxidoreductase — translation MKLDESARALIGRGANATLVTLNADGSPQVSVVWVALQPGEHDDELVVAHLSDSYRKVRNVRRDPRVALTVVADPHGPTLRQYLWVSGNARIVEGGAPALLRQLSDALTPGSGFPPDDAPDGFLTRITVDKVGGLGPWAQ, via the coding sequence ATGAAACTCGATGAGTCCGCCCGCGCGCTGATCGGCCGGGGCGCCAACGCCACCCTGGTCACCCTCAATGCCGACGGCAGCCCCCAGGTCAGCGTCGTGTGGGTGGCGCTGCAGCCCGGCGAGCACGACGACGAGCTGGTGGTCGCACACCTGAGCGACAGTTACCGCAAGGTGCGCAACGTCCGCCGCGACCCCCGGGTGGCACTGACGGTGGTGGCCGACCCGCACGGACCGACGCTGCGGCAGTACCTCTGGGTGAGCGGAAACGCACGGATTGTCGAGGGCGGCGCCCCCGCGCTCTTGCGCCAGTTGTCCGACGCACTGACCCCCGGATCGGGCTTCCCGCCCGACGACGCCCCCGACGGCTTCCTGACCCGCATCACCGTGGACAAGGTCGGCGGTCTGGGCCCCTGGGCCCAGTAG
- a CDS encoding methylated-DNA--[protein]-cysteine S-methyltransferase has product MNIDVAHRTVDSPVGALLLAATEAGLVRVAFAAEDHDAVLATLAQRVGPRLAHCPARLDAIAGQLDEYFDGSRRDVDVPVDLRLAQGFRRTVVQQLRGIGYGERRSYAEVASAVGSPGAVRAVGTACARNPLPVVIPCHRVVRSDGSAGRYAGGAAAKLLLLEFEGRGMKPPAAP; this is encoded by the coding sequence ATGAACATCGACGTCGCCCACCGCACCGTCGACAGCCCGGTGGGTGCCCTGCTGCTGGCCGCCACCGAAGCGGGCCTGGTGCGGGTGGCCTTCGCGGCCGAAGACCACGACGCCGTGCTGGCCACGCTGGCCCAACGGGTCGGTCCGCGTCTCGCGCACTGCCCCGCCCGGCTGGACGCTATCGCGGGACAGCTCGACGAATATTTCGACGGCTCCCGCCGCGACGTCGATGTCCCCGTCGATCTGCGCCTGGCACAGGGGTTCCGGCGCACTGTCGTGCAGCAGCTGCGCGGCATCGGCTACGGCGAACGCCGCAGCTACGCCGAGGTGGCCAGCGCCGTGGGCAGCCCCGGTGCCGTCCGGGCGGTCGGCACCGCCTGTGCGCGCAATCCGCTGCCCGTGGTGATCCCGTGTCACCGCGTGGTGCGTTCCGACGGATCCGCCGGTCGCTACGCCGGTGGCGCGGCCGCCAAGCTTCTGCTGTTGGAGTTCGAAGGCCGGGGAATGAAACCCCCGGCTGCGCCGTAG